A genome region from Pseudoalteromonas tetraodonis includes the following:
- a CDS encoding LysR family transcriptional regulator, with translation MNISLKQLKVFVGITQHTTLSAASERLYLSKAALSMALSELEKQLGHPLFDRVNHRLILNQEGQKLLPLADELLHRANDINTLFSSHAKASGTLKIGASDTIGNHVLPSILSGFRQQQQHYSQQVFISNSELICQKLRDFELDIALIEGHAQQSDLVSTVFSQDTMCIIAPPSHPLAAKPQLSFNNLASSQWVLREAGSGSRSFFLQNLATHIDNWSQSFELNTTEALINSIAEGLGLGCLSSLAAQYALNDGRVTQLNLNHPMQRQFWLVMHKDKYKNPLLTQFIDFCHKQN, from the coding sequence ATGAATATTTCTCTTAAACAACTTAAAGTGTTTGTAGGTATTACCCAGCATACAACGCTTAGCGCAGCCTCAGAGCGACTTTACTTGTCTAAAGCGGCACTCAGTATGGCGCTTAGCGAGCTTGAAAAGCAGTTAGGTCACCCATTGTTTGATCGGGTAAATCATCGCTTAATTTTAAATCAAGAAGGGCAAAAATTACTGCCCTTGGCAGATGAATTACTGCACAGAGCAAATGATATTAATACGCTTTTTTCGTCCCACGCAAAAGCCAGCGGCACGTTAAAAATAGGTGCCAGCGATACCATTGGTAATCATGTGTTGCCCTCTATACTCAGTGGATTTCGCCAACAACAGCAGCATTATTCACAGCAGGTTTTTATTTCAAATTCTGAGCTTATTTGTCAAAAACTGCGCGACTTTGAACTCGACATTGCATTAATAGAAGGCCATGCCCAGCAAAGCGACTTAGTCTCAACCGTGTTTAGTCAAGACACCATGTGCATTATTGCGCCGCCATCCCACCCTTTAGCTGCAAAACCACAGCTTAGTTTTAATAACTTAGCAAGCAGTCAATGGGTATTAAGAGAGGCTGGCTCTGGCTCACGCTCATTCTTTTTACAAAACCTTGCTACGCATATCGATAATTGGAGCCAAAGCTTTGAGCTCAATACCACAGAGGCATTGATCAACAGCATTGCAGAAGGATTAGGGCTGGGATGTTTATCGTCACTCGCGGCACAGTACGCTTTAAACGATGGCCGCGTTACGCAGCTTAACTTAAACCACCCCATGCAAAGACAGTTTTGGTTAGTGATGCATAAAGACAAATACAAAAATCCGCTGTTAACGCAGTTTATAGATTTTTGTCACAAGCAGAATTAA